The nucleotide window ATCTTGTTCGGCCTTCGTCCGACCGGGGGCGGGTTCCTCTCTGCCGCCCACTCGACGATCTTGTTCAGCTCCGAGGTCGGGATTGTCCGCTTGCGTTCTTCATCGATCATGAGGGCGAGATCGAGCGCCTTTCCGATCCCCTTTCGTGTCGCGGCGGAGACCGCGACAACGGGGGCGTAGGAGAGGAACGGCATCCGGCGGTGGACCTCGTCCCGGAGCTCCTCGACCGGCCGTTCGAGCGGGAGATCGGTCTTGTTGAGGAGGACGGCGATCCCGCGCCCGAGGCGGTCGGCGATCGAGGCGACGTGCGCGTCCTGCTTGCCGATCGGCTCCGTCGCATCGATGAGGAGAAAGACGACGTCGCTCCCCTCGATCGCGCGGAGCGCGCGGAGCATCGAGTAGTACTCGATGTCGTCCTGCACGCGGCTTCGGCGACGAAGACCGGCCGTGTCGACGAGCGTGATCGGCCTCCCCTTCCAGCGAAGCACGGAGTCGACCGTGTCGCGCGTCGTCCCCGGCTCCTCGCTGACGACCATCCGCTCTTCCTGAAGGTAGGCGTTCACGAGCGAGGATTTCCCCACGTTCGGCCGCCCGACGATGCCGATCCGGACCGTTCCTTCCTCGACCGGAGGCTCCCCCTTCTCGGGGAGGCGGCGCACGATCTCGTCGAGAAGGTCGCCGACCCCGGTTCCGTGCGCGGCGGAGACCGCCACAGGCTCTCCGAGACCGAGCGCGAGGAACTCGTGCACGGCGGACGGATCGCGCATCGCGTCCTCTTTGTTCACGACGACGAGAAAGCCGTTGCCGCGGCGGCGAAAGCCGCGCGCGAGCTCGAGATCGATCGTGAGAGGTCCGGTCTTCCCGTCGACGAGGAAGAGGACGAGGTCCGCCTCTTCGGCCGCCGCGCGCACCTGCCGCGCGACGAGCCGGTCGAGATCGCTCGCCTCCCGATCGGGAAGAAGACCTCCCG belongs to Candidatus Eisenbacteria bacterium and includes:
- the der gene encoding ribosome biogenesis GTPase Der yields the protein MGLPMVALVGRPNTGKSTLFNRLVGGRRAVVSEREKTTRDRNYGEVEWGAKRFFLVDTGGLLPDREASDLDRLVARQVRAAAEEADLVLFLVDGKTGPLTIDLELARGFRRRGNGFLVVVNKEDAMRDPSAVHEFLALGLGEPVAVSAAHGTGVGDLLDEIVRRLPEKGEPPVEEGTVRIGIVGRPNVGKSSLVNAYLQEERMVVSEEPGTTRDTVDSVLRWKGRPITLVDTAGLRRRSRVQDDIEYYSMLRALRAIEGSDVVFLLIDATEPIGKQDAHVASIADRLGRGIAVLLNKTDLPLERPVEELRDEVHRRMPFLSYAPVVAVSAATRKGIGKALDLALMIDEERKRTIPTSELNKIVEWAAERNPPPVGRRPNKIYYAVQTGTAPPTFLFFVKESGAITPEYRRYLVRSIREKIPFTGTPVIVNVREKK